The following nucleotide sequence is from Pseudomonadota bacterium.
CAGCAGCCAGTCGGCGATGCCCTCATAGTCGCGCGCCCATCCGATGGCGGCCTCACCGACCACCGGTATCGCGCGCATGATCTGGGTTTCCGGAAACTGACATTTGATGCTGCGGGTCTGGTCGACCGAGAACAGCTCAATCGCCGCGCCGATGTGAACAACATCCGGCGTGGTCTCACGGATGACGCGCGCGACCTCGTCCGGACTGTCTGAGAGCGATAAGGCGATGGAAATTTTGCCCGGCGGCAGAGCCTCAAACGTCGCGCGCGCTTCGGCACCAGGGCGCTCGCGCGGGAAGGCGCCCGGGCCGACAAGCACGCCCATGTGGTCGACGCCCAGATCGGCGAGCTGACGGGCTTCCTCCGGTCCGGATACTTCATAGATCTGGGTCAACATCGGCACTGCCCTCGGCCCCCTTGGACGCGCTCGACCATACGCCGCGACAATCCTGTCACCAAGCGGTTGTCAGACAGCCGCGCGTCACTAGACTCGCGCGAGACTTGTGCAAGGGAATTCCATGAACACTTCGTTTGTCGAACAGGCTGTGGCGCCCGGCGACGGCACACTGATTCTTGGCGTCTTTTCCGACGGCGCCTTCGACGCCGTCACGCAACCCTACGACACGGCATGCGGCGGCGCGCTTCGCCGGATCGTTGACGCCAGCCGGTTCTCCGGCAAGCGTGACGATACCCTGGACGTCACGGCCTCGTTCGACGGCGCGGCACGCCAGGTCGTCCTTGTCGGCCTCGGCGAACCCGACAAACTGGACGCACGGGCTTGGGAAGAGATCGGCGGAGCGCTTGCCGCTCACCTGACGACGACGGGTCAAACGGCTGCTGTCCTGGCCCTCGATACGCCTGTGGACGCGCCGCTCTCCGGCGGTAGGGCACTTGCCCATGTCGCTTTGGGCCTGCGCCTGCGCGGCTACAGTTATGATCGTTACCGGACGTCAAGGGATGACGATGCCCCCTGTCGAATCGACCGGTTGACGGTCGCAACACACGAAGTCGAAACGGCGCGGGCGGCCTGGCAAGACCTAGACGCCGTCGCAGGCGGTATCGAACTCGCCCGCGATCTCGTCAACCAGCCAGCCAACGACCTTTTCCCTGTGTCGTTTGTCGAGCAGATCGGATCCTTGGCCGATCTCGGCGTCGATATCGAAGCGCACGGTCCGGACTATCTGAGCGAACAAGGCATGGGCGCCATGCAGGCGGTCGCACAGGGCAGCGGTCATGAACCGCGTCTGCTGATCCTGCGCTGGTCGGGCGCCGATGACCCGGATGCCGCGCCACTCTGTTTCATCGGCAAGGGCCTGACTTTTGACAGCGGCGGCATCTCGATCAAACCGGCCAAGGGCATGGAGGAAATGAAAGGCGATATGGCCGGCGGCGGCGCCGTCGTCGGCGCGCTGCAGGCGCTCGCCGCACGCAACGCCGGGGTCAACGCGGTCGGGATTGTCGGCCTCGTCGAGAACATGGCCGGCAGCCGCGCCTATCGACCGGGTGATGTCCTGACGTCGAAAGCCGGCTGGACCATCGAGGTCTTGAACACCGACGCGGAAGGCCGCCTGGTTCTGCTCGACCTGCTGGCCTATGCGGTCGAGCGTTTCGAGCCGGCCGCCATGATCGATCTGGCGACGCTGACCTATGACATCATGGCCGGTCTGGGCCTCGTCTACAGCGGCATGTACACCAACGCCGACGCGCTTGCCGCCGACTTGGAAGCTGCATCGGCCGCCAGCGGTGAGAAGCTGTGGCGCATGCCGCTGGATCAGGAGTACGAGGACAACCTGGGCTCCGACATCGCCGACTTGCGCCAGTTCGCCGAGCCCGGCGACTACGCGGACGCGGCCCATGCCGCGCAGTTGCTGCAGCGTTTCGCGCGTGGCCGCCCGTGGGCCCATCTGGACATCGCCGGCAAGGAGATGGCCTATGACGACAAGCCGCTCTGCCCCAAGGGCGGCACCGGCGTCGGCGTGCGCCTGCTCGACGCCTTCGCGCGAATCCGCGAGGACAGCGGCGATCCGGACAGCTAGGATGCCGCGCCAAACATCAAATCGGGGAACACCATGCGGGCAAGCTATGATCTTCAGGGCCGCAAGGCGCTGGTCACCGGCGGTGCGTCGGGCATCGGCCTGGGCGCGGTCGAGGCGTTCTTGCGCTGTGGCGCCAGCGTCGCCATCAACGACCTGCCGAGCTCGCCGCGTCTGGCCGAGGAAGTCGAACGTCTGAAGTCGGAAGGCCATGACGTCGTCGCCGCGCCCGGGGATGTCGGCAATGCCGACGACGCACCACGCATGATCCGCGAAGCCGCCGAGGCACTCAACGGCCTGGACTACTTGATCAACAACGCGGGCACGCCGGGCACCTCGCTGCCGATCCCGGCCGCCGATTTCGATGCCCAGGATGAAGCGTTCTGGGACAAGCTCTTGAACGTCAATCTGATCGGCCCCTATCGCTGCACCAAGGCGGCGACACCGTTCCTGAAGGCGTCCGGCGGCGCGATCGTCAACACGGCGTCGATCTCGGCCCACGGCGGCGGCGGCTCCAGCTCGGTCTATTGCGCGACCAAGGCAGGGCTGGTGAACTTGACCAAGGAGTGGGCGCGCGCGCTGGCGCCAGACGTGCGCGTCAACGCCATCGCGCCGGGCGCGGTCGACTCGCCCTGGGAGTGCCGCTTCCCCGACATGTTCGACGATATCGAAAACATCGTGCCGCTGAAGCGTGTGGGGTCGCCGGACGACTATGGCGACACCATCCTGTTCCTGTCGGCCGGCGCCGACTACGTCACGGGCCAGACACTGAACGTCGACGGCGGCCTGACCACATAACCGGGGGATTACATCCATGAAACTTGTGCGCTACGGCAGGCCGGGCAAGGAAAAGCCGGGTTTGGTCGACGATTCAGGCGCGATGCGCTCGTTGGCCGACGAAATCGATGACATTGATCCGTCCGTCCTGTCGGCGGCGGCGCTGAAGCGTCTCAGCCGGATTGACCCGGCGAGCCTGCCCAAGGTGCGCGGCAAGCCGCGCCTGGGTCCGCCGCTTGCCGGCATCAATAAGATTATCTGCATCGGCCTCAACTACACCGACCACGCTGAGGAGGTCGGCATGGCGGCGCCCGACAAGCCGATCGTCTTCTTCAAACCGACAACGACTCTGTGCGGCCCCAACGACGCGATCGAGCTGTTGCCCGACAGCCGCCATGGCGACTGGGAGGTCGAGCTGGGCGTCGTCATCGGGCGCGGCGGCAAGAACATCGCCGAGGCCGATGCGCTGAAGCATGTCGCCGGCTACTGCACCTGCCACGATGTCTCCGAGCGCAAGTTCCAGGGCTACGGCTCCGGTCAATGGGTACTCGGCAAGTCTGGCGACACGTTCTGTCCGCTCGGCCCCTGGCTGGTCACCGCCGACGAAGTGCCCGATCCCCAGAATTTGAGGCTGTGGTGCGAGGTCAGCGGCAAGATGATGCAGGACGGCACGACCGCCAACATGATCTTCCCGGTCGCCCACCTGATCAGCTTCGTCAGCCGCTTCATGTCGCTGGAGCCCGGCGACGTCATGGCAACCGGCACGCCCGCCGGCGTCGGCCAGGGCAAGAAACCGCGGGTGTTCCTGAAGGCCGGCGACAAGGTGCGCATGGCGGTCGAGGGGCTAGGCGAACAGGAAAGCGATATCGTCGCGCCTGCCTGACATGACAAGCGCCCAGCCCAAGCTCGACCGCAGCCTGGGTCTGGGCGCGGTCGTGCTGTTCGGCCTGGCCTATATGGCGCCGATGATCGTCTTCGGCACCTTCGGCGTCCTGGCGGACAAGTCCGAAGGCACGGCGGCGGGGGCTTATCTGGTGGCGCTGGCCGCCATTCTGCTGACCGCCTACAGCTATGGGCGCATGACCTCGATCCATCCGGTATCGGGGTCGGCCTATAGCTACACAAGGCGCACGATCAACGCCCATGCCGGGTTCCTGGTCGGCTGGGCGGTCCTGCTCGACTACTTCTTCCTGCCCATGGTGATCTGGCTGATCGGCGCCGCCTATCTGGGCGCGGCGCTGCCCGACATCCCGTCGTGGATCTGGGTCGTCGCCTATGTCGTCCTGACGAGCGCGATCAACATCATCGGCATCCACTTCGCCAGCAGGGTGAACTTCATCCTGATGGTCGCTCAGTTTCTGATCGTCGCAGCGTTCATGGCGCTTGCCGCGCATTACGTTGTTGAGGTCTCGGACGGCGGCTCGCTGCTGTCGGCCGACCCCTTCTTCCAGCCGGGCGTGCCGTTCTCGGCGACACTCGCCGGCGCGGCGCTGGCGGTCTATTCGTTCCTGGGCTTCGATGCCGTCTCGACCCTGGCCGAGGAGACCATCGAACCGCGCAAGACCATGCCGCGCGCGATCTTCCTGATCGCGCTGATTGGCGGCGGCGTCTTTATCGGCGCCTCCTATGTCACCGAACTCGCGCATCCCTCGACCCAGTTCCAGAACGAGGACGCCGCGGCGTTCGAGATCGCGCGCAAGGTCGGCGGCGACATCTTCGTCACCGTCTTCCTGATCGGCATGGTCGTCACCCAGTTCACCGCCGGCCTGTCGGCCCAGGCGAGCGTCGGGCGCCTGCTTTACGCCATGGGCCGCGACCGCGTCTTGCCGCGCCGCGTCTTCGGCTACCTCAACGCGCGCTTCAAGACACCGGTCTTCAATATCGTCATGGCCGGCCTGTTCGGCCTGCTCGCCATCGCGCTCGACGAGGCAACCTCGACCTCGTTTATCAACTTCGGCGCCTTCACCGCCTTCACCTTCGTCAATCTCTCGGTGATCGCGCACTACCTGCGCCACCGCCATGACGGCGAACGGCGCGGCCTGTTGCTGTGGGTCGTCGTGCCGGGCCTGGGCGCCATTCTCGACCTCGGCCTTTTGGCGAGCCTGGACAAGGACGCACTGATCCTGGGCGTTGTCTGGCTCGCCATCGGGATCGGCTACCTCACCTACCTGACCAAGGGCTACAAGGTGCCACCCCCCGACCTCGACATCGAGGAGGCCGAGGGGGCGGGTTAGCGACGCTCCATCTACAGACCTAATCCACGATCAACTTAGTCAGGCCGGTTGTCGCGTTCGATGTCCGCTAACTGTCTGCCTTGCATGGTGGCCTCAAAAGCGTGGAGGCGTTTGTAGATCGACATCATCTCGACGATCGTTGTCCAGGAGTTGATGAGGTACTGGAACGAGCTTTCGACACGGCCGAAGGCGCGCACAATCTGCTGCAGGATACCGAGCGTGATCGTCGCGGAGACGATTGTCGGCCCAAGCGCAAAATAGGGTACGAGTACGCCGACCTGCAGGTAGCTGATGCGTACCAGGTTGAAGTAAAGGTAGTTCAGATAGAGCCGGAAATAGTTGCGTCGGACGTCGGCGAACAGTTGATCCAACGTCGGTGGCTGCGCGCGGCTGGGATCATCTTCGCCGAAGACAAGCTCTTTGCGATAGGCCGCCTCGACGCGTTGGTTGCGGAACTCCAGGCCCGGTAGGCGAATGCCGGCAAGCGCCACGAGACCGGTGCCGAACACAGACCACACGATAGCGATAACGACAAGCGCCTGGGGGATTTCGCCGATGATCGGTATCTCTTTGACGTGCTCCGACAGAGCCCAAAGAATCGGCAGGAAAGCGATCAGCGTCATTAGTGCATCGATCAGACTGACACCTAGGCTCTCCATGATGGCGGCAAAGCGCATGGTGTCTTCCTGAACGCGCTGCGACGCGCCCTCGATATGGCGCAGTCTCTGCCAGTTGGCGACGTAATAGTCGTTCATCGCCGTACGCCAGCGGAAGATGAAGTGGCTGACGATGAACCGATTGATGGAGGCGACGATGACAAAGACCATCGCGATCTCCAGGAAGTCCAGCAACAGCAGGTAGTACTCTGTCAGACTGATCGAGCCAGGCTCGCTTAGAGCCAACTGGACGGCATCATAGAAACGGCCAAACCAGTTGTTGATCATGACGTCGAGCTGAACCAGGAACCACGTAATGAAGATGATGATCGACGCCACGACGACCGACCACCAGAACCAGCGATGGGGCAAGAAGCGGTGAACCAGAAAGGCGAAGATGGCACCAGCGACGATCATGTACTGGTAAAGCCAGACATCGACGGCGAACAGGCGTTGGTTGGCGTAGGCATCCATCGCCATCTCGTCGGCCTCGGGCGGCGGGGCTTCGGGATAGCCGTAGCCAATCAGTCCGCCCAGGCTGAGCGACTCGCCGAGATCGGCGCCGAAGATGAACCAGATGGCCATCGACAGCCCGGTCCACACAAGAGCGGCGGGGAAAAAGATGCGGGGATTGGGAAAGAACGAATGAAACACCGGTCGGACCTCGTCGCTGGTTCGGCCGGGCCACCACGAGCGGCGCCCGACGCTCACGGTCGATGGCGCACACTGGGTGAAGCCGGGCCGACTTGCAACGAAGGCGTTGGCCCGCTCGCGGGATCGTTTGGCAGGCTTTTCGCCCGTTGATGACCGCCAATCAGGGCTACACTGCCGGCATCGTTTGACACCGGGCGAAGAGAGGGTCCGGCCATGAGACTACGTACCGCGACCAAAGACGACCTTCAGGCGATTGTGGCCCTGCTGGCCGATGACGTCCTGGGCGCGACAAGGGAGCGGCTGGAGGATCCTCTGCCTGCCGCCTATGTCGAGGCGTTCGACGCCATCGAACGGCAGTCCGGCAACCGGATCATTGTTGCCGTCGACGACAACGACGATGTCATGGGCTGCCTTCAGCTGACATTGACGCCGGGCCTCGCCCGCCACGGCATGATGAGGGCAACGATCGAGGCCGTCCGCATCGCCCGAAACCACCGCAACACCGGTCTTGGCGAACAGATGTTCAGATTTGCCATTGACGAGGCGAAGAAAGCGGGCTGCGGCCTCGTTCAGCTAACAACCGACCGGACCAGGCCCGACGCCCATCGTTTCTACGAGAGGCTCGGCTTCGAACCCAGTCACATCGGCATGAAACTCAATCTCTAGCTTGAGCCGATCAGGCCATAGAACATCAGGCCTGCAACCGGTCGACGACCAGGTTCTGGAAATGATGCACGGCGCTTTCCCAGTAGGCCGAGAACCGTGTCTCCATGCCGAGCTCGTCGCGCTGGGCGTGCTTGGTCTGGACCTCGCGCACCATGGGGAAGTCCTGCTCGCCGACCTTGATCCAGGCGTCGCGCACCGCCTCGCGGGTCGCGCGGTGTTCGTCGTCCGTCGCCGCCTCGCCGATGAAGTGAAAGGCGCGGCGCGTCGGCGTCCGATCATGGGCCATCGGATAATAGATGTTGGTGACGACGTGGTCGTCCAGGACGGAGACGATGGCGTTGGGCACGATAAAGAAGAGCACGAGCTCCCGCGAGAGCCCGTCTTCACCCACCTTCTTGCCGTTGTAATGGGGGAACATCGGCAGAGTGTCGCCGGTCAGCACTTCTGTCTCGCGTCGGCTGGCGATCGAGACATAGGTGTTGCCGCCCCGCTCGCCACGGAAGACGCCGCTCCTGGGTCCGATCTGAGGGTGAACCCAAGGCAGGTGGTAGTCCTCGCATCCGGTCTCGATGGCGAGCTTCCAGTTGCCGTCGAACTGCGCCTCGGTCGTCAGGCCTGAGAACTGCACGACCGAGAGGTCGTGGTCGGGGACACGCTCGTGAACCGGGCGGATGAAGTCCTCGAACGGCTCGGCTTGGCCGTCGATGTTGACGAAGACGAAGTGCATCCAGGTCTCACTGCGCACCTCGCGCAAGCCCAGCGTTGCCTTCTCGATGCCCGGCTGCTCGGCGCTGACCTTGCCGGTCGTCTCGTCGATGCCACCGATATCCGGCGTCGCGATCAGCCGGCCGTTGAGGTCATAGGTCCAGCCGTGCCAGGGACACTGCAGCCTTTGGGCCTTCTTGCAGGGCTCGGTCAGCACGGTCATCGACCTGTGCCGGCAGATATTGTGGAACACCTTGACCTCGCCCTGGCGGTTGCGTGCCACGATGAAGTCCCAACCGGCAATCGAAACCGGTTGGGCGTCGCCCGGCTCGGCAACGTCCGACTCATAAGCGATCGCCATCCAGCCGCGCGGGAAAATCATCTTGCGCTCCAGCTCGAAGAAGTCGGGGTCGGCATAGACTCGGCCCGGCAGGCCCTCGGCCTCGCCGACCGGACGGCGCAGGCACGCGACCTGTTCGGCGCTGACAAAGTCATCGAGATTGAGCTGTTTCATGATGGTCATGGGGTCGTCTCCTCTTCCGGTGCCGTATCGGCGGCAAACATGGCGAGCGTGCTGCTGATCAGTTGCGCGCGCCGCTCTGGCGAAAAGCGCTTGGGGTCAAGCGCGGTCCGCACGAATATGCCCTCTCCCAGGGCGACCAGCTGATCGGCGGTGTCGTCGGGGTCCAGGTGGCGTGGCAGATCGCCGACCGCGATAGCGTCCTCGACCTGCTCGCGGACCAAGCCGCGATAGCGGTCATAGAACGACATGTTCAGCGCACGATGGCGATCATCGATGGTCGCGCTGGACCAAAAGCCGAGAAGCGCGGCGACACGCCCGGACTTGAGCTCGCCCGGCGCCAGCGCTTCGATCGTCGCGCGTACCCGCGGCATGCCCGCGGGCAAGACCGCCAGGGTCTCCGTCAGACGTTCAGCGGTCTGCTCGGCGATCAGCTGATAAGCGAATGCCATGAGTTCACCGCGGTCGCGGAAATAGTGGTGAATAACCCCGGTCGTAAAACCGGCCTCACGCGCGATCTCGCGCAGCGTCGCGCCGTCAACGCCGTGCTTGGCGATCACGCGCCATGTCGCTTCGGCGACCTCTTCGCGGCGGGCATCATGGTTCACGACCTTAGGCATGGACGAGCGACCCTTTCATCGGCTATGACATCAGCCAGTTTTTTAACATGTCACATGTTATAAATAAATCTATCGAAGTCAAACACCGATGTGCCTATGACAAGGTTTATGTGAGGAAGTCGCCATGTCCGCGCCGCAAACCCTGACCGACACGCTGCCCGCCGCGTGGTACCACGATCCCGATCAGTACGAGCGTGAGCGCCACTTGATCTTTGCGCGCAACTGGTGGCTGGTTGGGCGCGAGGCCGAGCTCGATCGGGCCGGCGCCTATCTCACAGCCAATGTGGCGGGCTGGCCGGTGTTCGCCGTGCGCGACCGCGTCGGCGGCTTACGCGCCTTCCACAATGTCTGCCGCCACCGCGCAGGGCCCCTGTTCACCGACGCCGGCGGTCGCTGCCAAACCCTGCGCTGCCAGTATCACGGCTGGATGTATGGCTTTGACGGCAGCCTCAGAACGGCGCCGGGCTTCCCCGATTCAGGCGCCCTCGACAAATCGAAGTTCGGGCTGTTTCCCGTGCGCGTCGAAACCTGGCGGGGGCTTGTCTTTGTCTGTCTCGAAGAAGCCGCGCCGGACCTCGCAGCCTGGATGGGCGATGTCGATCGCCTGGTGGATGACTACCCGGCGACGGAGACGTTTGTCTTTCTTGACGAGACGACGATCGCCGGCGCCTGCGACTGGAAGGCCTATGGCGACAATTCGTGTGAAGGTTACCACCTGCCCTTCGTTCACGGAGCGCTGAATAAGGCGGTCTCCGATGCCGACATCCGGACCTACGAGAATGGCGGCTTCGTTGGTTTCCATGTCGACTACGGCGGCACGTCGGACGTGCGCGCCAACAAGGGGCTGTGGATCTATAAGTACCCCGGCCTGTTGCTGCACTACTCCGACCGCGCCCTCAACATCGAGCAGGTCGAGCCCGACGGCTCAGGTGCCATGACCATCCGCTCGTGGTACTGGTTTCCGGCAGGCGAGGAGGACTATGGCCGGTCCTACATCAAGGATTCCATCGCCGTGATGGACGAAGACATGGGAGTGTGCGTAAAGGTTCAGAAGAACCTGGAAGCCGGCATCTACCAGTCCGGCAAGCTGTCACCGGAAAAGGAGCCCGGCACCATCTTCTTCCAGGCTCTCATCCGCGAGGCGCTGGAGGCCGATCCGCCGCGCCTCGGTTTGGCCGCATGACTACACCCGTCCTCTATATCGGCAACAAAAACTATTCGTCGTGGTCGCTCAGGCCGTGGCTGGTCTTCGAGCATTTCGGTCTGCCGTTCGAGGAAAAACTGATTCCGTTGTTCGACGACAAATGGGATGCGGCAATCGCTGAGGTCTCACCGTCGCACAAGGTGCCGTGCCTGGTCGACGGCGATCTGACCATCTGGGAGACCCTGGCGATAATCGAGTATGCCACCGATCGCCATCCCCAGGCCGCTATCTGGCCAGACGGTTTCGAGGCACGCGCGGTCGCGCGCAGCGTTGCCTGCGAAATGCATGCGGGTTTTGCCGACCTGCGTTCGGCGATGCCGATGAACATCCGCAAGTCCCTGCCCGGCCGTGGCCATACGCCCGGCGCGCTGAACGATGTCGCTCAGATCCAGGAACGGTGGAACCGATGCCGCGGCGATTACGGCAGCGGCGGCGACTTCCTGTTCGGCGCCTTCTCGGCCGCCGACGCCATGTACGCGCCGGTCGCCAGCCGACTGTTGACCTATGGTGTCGACCTCGACCCCGTCTCGTCTGCCTATGTCGATGCGATCGTAGCGCTGCCGGCCATGCAGGCCTGGAGCGAGGCTGCGCGCCAGGAACCCTGGGTCATCGCCGAAGAAGAACTGGACTAACAGTCCTTCGACGGGTGCCCAATTCTGTTCGTGGTCGTTGCTTGTGTGTGCGATCGGACAGGTCTGCGCGCACAAAGGCCGCAGTCTAATTCTTGTCCAGGTCGTCCAGATAGCGAGACAGCGAGTCGAACTGGCCGTCCCAAAACGCGCGATATCCGTCCAACCATTCGGCGGCATCCTTCATCGGTGTTGCCATCAGGCTGCAGTACCTGGTGCGCCCCCGTTTGGTGACACGGACAAGACCGGCATCTGAGAGCACTCGGACATGCTTGGACACGGCCGTCAGCGACATCGCATACGGTGCCGCCAGATCGGATATGGGCATGTCACCATCGGCGAGCTGAGCAACGATCGCGCGCCGCGTGGTGTCGCTCAGCGCGGCAAAGGTTCGACTTAGATCGGGCATCGGTGGTGGACTCATTAGTGAACTAGTTGGTTGACTTTAACGTGTTCCCACGTTAGTGAACCGATAAGTTCACTGTCAACATCAACCTACTCACCGGAGACGAACCACCATGAAACTCTACGACGCAATGACGCCCAACTCGCTGCGCGTTCATGTTTTTCTCGCCGAGAAGGGTATCGAGGTCGATCGTGAGAAGATCGATGTCCTGGGCGGCGGAACGCGAACAGCTGACTTTCTGGCTATCAATTCTCTCGGAGAGCTCCCGGTTCTCGAAACGGACGATGGGCACATCCTGACAGAGAGCGTCGCGATAAGCCGATACTTGGAAGAGCTTTATCCCAATCCCCCGCTGATGGGCGAAAGCGCCTTTGACCAAGCGCGTATCGAGATGTGGAACCGGCGCATGGAGCAGCAGATCTTTGGACCGATTGGCAACGTGGGGCGCCACACCCTGCCGTTCTTCGCCGACAAGGTCGAACAGCTGGCCAACTTCGCCGAATCGCAGAGCCGCCTGTTCGATAGCAACTGGGCATGGCTCGACAGCGAGTTGTCAGACGACAGGCCTTTTGTCGCCGGCGACGCGTTCTCGATCGCGGACATTACGGGAATGGCCGCACTCTTCGTCTGTGACATCCTGCAAAAAACGTTGCCTGACAATTTGAGTTTCGCCAATCGGTGGGCACGGACGATGAAGGCGCGTGAGAGTTTCGCGTCACGTATGGTCAAGGCCGCATAAGCCAGCACGATATGGGGTCGCTTACGCGGCGCGGGCCGAAAAAGCTCGGGCTGCGTCTGCGTTCTTCCAGTCCTCTTTCCGCGATTGCGACAACCGGGTTGCCCTGTGCTGCAAAGCGCTGCAACGATCCTCGTGTGAAGACGCGCCGTTGACGTTAACGCGCAGAAGCGGCCGTTTTCCTAGCTCTTCTTCGACGCCACGTTCTCGCCCATCAGGCAGAGGATCTCCCACATCATCTGGGCGCCGGTCAGCGCGGTCTGGCCCGAGGGATCAAACGGCGGCGAAACCTCGACCACATCGCCGCCAACGATGTCGAGACCGCGCAGGCCGCGCAGCATCTGTTGCGCCTCAAAGGTGGTGAAGCCGCCGACCTCAGGCGTTCCCGTGCCCGGCGCATAGACCGGGTCCAGGCCGTCGACATCGAAGCTGATATAGGTCGGGCCGTCGCCGACCACCTCGCGCGCCTTGGCGATCACGGCATCGATACCCATAGCGTAGAGGTCCTCGATATGAATCACGGTCATGCCGGATTCATAGCTGAACGCCCACAATGGCTCGGCCGGCCCACGAATGCCGATTTGGATCGTGCGTTTGGGATCCAGCACACCATCTTCGACAGCAACCTTGAACGGTCCGCCATGATGGTGTTTGTGGCCGAACAGTTCCGGCCCTGTGTCGCAATGGGCGTCGAAGTGGATCAGACCGACGGGCCGATCGGCGGCGATCGCCTTCATGATTGGCAAGGTGATCGAATGGTCGCCGCCTGCGGTCAGCGGCAGAATGCCGGCGGCATGGACCTTCTTATAGAACGCCTCGATGTCATCCATGGCGCGCTCAAGGCTGTAGACACCCTCGATCAGAACGTCGCCCAGATCTGCCGATTCGGCGATGTGATAGGGCCGAATGCCGGTCTGATGGTTGGTATGGCCCATCAATGTCGACTGTTCGCGCAATCCCCGCGGGCCATGGCGCGCGCCGGGACGATTGGTCACGCCGCCATCGAACGGGACGCCGATCAAGCCGATCTCGACCCCATCCCAGTCGCCGTCGGCACGCAAGGGACGGCGCATGAAGGTCGCGACACCGGAGTACCGCGGACGATAGATCTCGCCTGACGGCATCAACAATTCGCGAACATCATCCTCCTGGTCCTTACCCATGCATCTGGCCCTTTTTCAACGTGTCGGTCGCGCCAATATAGACTCTAACAGCGGAGAAGACGCCATGACCGAGTTGTCACGCATCGCCAATCCGGCGCCCGGCTTCCAGGCGCATCCGAACTATCAGATCGAAATCCTACCATGCGCCAAACGCCTGCGCGCCATGTTCGGCGGCCAAACGGTGTTCGATACGCTCGATGCGGTCATCTTGCGGGAGACCGAACACCTGCCGGTCTATTACGTGCCGCGCGCCGATGCCGACATGGCGCTGCTGACCGGCAGCGACCACACGACCCACTGCCCATTCAAGGGCGACGCGTCCTATTACAGCCTGGCGCATGGCGACCGCGTGGCGGAGAACGCGGTCTGGACCTATGAAACGCCGTTCGACGAGTGCCGCTCCATCAAAGGTTACCTGGCGTTCTATTGGGACCAACTCGATCACTGGTACGAAGAAGACGACGAGGTCCACGTACACGCCCGCGATCCGAAGGCGCGGATCGACATCGTCGCGAGTTCGCGTCCGGTTCGCGTCGAAGCCGCCGGCGAGACCATTGCGGAGACAACGCGCGCGCGCTTCCTGTTCGAGACCGGTCTGCCGGTCCGCTACTACATGCCACTGGAAGACGTACGCCAGGATCTTCTTATCGCGTCGGATACAAAGACGCGCTGCCCGTACAAGGGCACGGCCAGTTATCACCACGTCAAGATCGGCCAAACCGTAATCAACGATGCGGTCTGGCACTACCCCGATCCACTCGACGAAGTCGGCCGGATCACCGGCTATCTCTGTTTCTATCCGGAAAAAGTCGGCCGTCTCACCGTCGACGGCAAGGACGTACCGTAAGGCGTTCAGTCCGACGTCCGCGCGTCCGACTCATTGCCGACCACAAGCGGCGG
It contains:
- a CDS encoding leucyl aminopeptidase; amino-acid sequence: MNTSFVEQAVAPGDGTLILGVFSDGAFDAVTQPYDTACGGALRRIVDASRFSGKRDDTLDVTASFDGAARQVVLVGLGEPDKLDARAWEEIGGALAAHLTTTGQTAAVLALDTPVDAPLSGGRALAHVALGLRLRGYSYDRYRTSRDDDAPCRIDRLTVATHEVETARAAWQDLDAVAGGIELARDLVNQPANDLFPVSFVEQIGSLADLGVDIEAHGPDYLSEQGMGAMQAVAQGSGHEPRLLILRWSGADDPDAAPLCFIGKGLTFDSGGISIKPAKGMEEMKGDMAGGGAVVGALQALAARNAGVNAVGIVGLVENMAGSRAYRPGDVLTSKAGWTIEVLNTDAEGRLVLLDLLAYAVERFEPAAMIDLATLTYDIMAGLGLVYSGMYTNADALAADLEAASAASGEKLWRMPLDQEYEDNLGSDIADLRQFAEPGDYADAAHAAQLLQRFARGRPWAHLDIAGKEMAYDDKPLCPKGGTGVGVRLLDAFARIREDSGDPDS
- a CDS encoding fumarylacetoacetate hydrolase family protein, whose translation is MKLVRYGRPGKEKPGLVDDSGAMRSLADEIDDIDPSVLSAAALKRLSRIDPASLPKVRGKPRLGPPLAGINKIICIGLNYTDHAEEVGMAAPDKPIVFFKPTTTLCGPNDAIELLPDSRHGDWEVELGVVIGRGGKNIAEADALKHVAGYCTCHDVSERKFQGYGSGQWVLGKSGDTFCPLGPWLVTADEVPDPQNLRLWCEVSGKMMQDGTTANMIFPVAHLISFVSRFMSLEPGDVMATGTPAGVGQGKKPRVFLKAGDKVRMAVEGLGEQESDIVAPA
- a CDS encoding APC family permease, translating into MTSAQPKLDRSLGLGAVVLFGLAYMAPMIVFGTFGVLADKSEGTAAGAYLVALAAILLTAYSYGRMTSIHPVSGSAYSYTRRTINAHAGFLVGWAVLLDYFFLPMVIWLIGAAYLGAALPDIPSWIWVVAYVVLTSAINIIGIHFASRVNFILMVAQFLIVAAFMALAAHYVVEVSDGGSLLSADPFFQPGVPFSATLAGAALAVYSFLGFDAVSTLAEETIEPRKTMPRAIFLIALIGGGVFIGASYVTELAHPSTQFQNEDAAAFEIARKVGGDIFVTVFLIGMVVTQFTAGLSAQASVGRLLYAMGRDRVLPRRVFGYLNARFKTPVFNIVMAGLFGLLAIALDEATSTSFINFGAFTAFTFVNLSVIAHYLRHRHDGERRGLLLWVVVPGLGAILDLGLLASLDKDALILGVVWLAIGIGYLTYLTKGYKVPPPDLDIEEAEGAG
- a CDS encoding SDR family oxidoreductase, with amino-acid sequence MRASYDLQGRKALVTGGASGIGLGAVEAFLRCGASVAINDLPSSPRLAEEVERLKSEGHDVVAAPGDVGNADDAPRMIREAAEALNGLDYLINNAGTPGTSLPIPAADFDAQDEAFWDKLLNVNLIGPYRCTKAATPFLKASGGAIVNTASISAHGGGGSSSVYCATKAGLVNLTKEWARALAPDVRVNAIAPGAVDSPWECRFPDMFDDIENIVPLKRVGSPDDYGDTILFLSAGADYVTGQTLNVDGGLTT
- a CDS encoding phosphoribosylanthranilate isomerase is translated as MLTQIYEVSGPEEARQLADLGVDHMGVLVGPGAFPRERPGAEARATFEALPPGKISIALSLSDSPDEVARVIRETTPDVVHIGAAIELFSVDQTRSIKCQFPETQIMRAIPVVGEAAIGWARDYEGIADWLLLDSHAPGDRQIGAQGITHDWSISRRIVEAVSMPVILAGGLGPDNVAEAIKAVGPAGVDSKTKTDSTDGETKDLQKVAAFVEQSKGAG